From a region of the Nitrospira sp. genome:
- a CDS encoding cobyrinate a,c-diamide synthase: MVDYPRLVIAGTSSGVGKTTATLGILAALRERGRRVQPFKVGPDFIDPSHHRAATGCSSRNLDGWMLGGDLNRSIFARAAADAEISIIEGMMGLFDGSSPLNEVGSTAELAKQVNAPVLLVVDGSAMARSAAAMVGGYARFDPELRVAGVLFNRVGSEGHYQLLKAAVEQSTDVVSVGYLRSDPAMTISDRHLGLVMAIEQGGDQLYHRLAMAALETVNLDRIEALAHSCGTLPGSVSQPAIKSHGRTVRIGVAQDRAFCFYYPDNLELLEAAGAELVRFSPLNDDVLPDVEMLYLGGGYPELYGEELAKNASMRAAIKRFAERGGVIYGECGGLMYLTESIRDFDGRSHAMVGVFPAETAMRKHGLTLGYRTVECSRRSILGEAGVTARGHEFHYSTLVAREPLQYACTLSDAEGSSKGKDGLTRHNVLALYTHLHFASQPQIGTALVNAARHSAGRTSVSAGRA, translated from the coding sequence TCGGGCCCGACTTTATCGATCCGAGCCATCACCGGGCGGCTACCGGCTGCTCGTCTCGAAATCTTGACGGGTGGATGCTTGGGGGGGACCTGAATCGTTCGATCTTTGCCCGCGCCGCGGCCGACGCGGAGATCTCGATTATCGAAGGCATGATGGGGCTGTTCGACGGCAGTTCGCCGCTGAACGAGGTCGGCAGCACGGCTGAATTGGCGAAGCAAGTGAATGCGCCGGTGCTGCTCGTAGTCGATGGGAGCGCGATGGCCCGATCCGCGGCGGCGATGGTAGGCGGTTACGCGCGCTTTGATCCCGAGCTGCGTGTTGCGGGAGTTTTGTTCAATCGTGTCGGGAGTGAAGGACATTATCAACTCCTGAAGGCGGCTGTTGAGCAATCTACCGACGTGGTGTCCGTCGGATATTTGCGTTCGGATCCCGCGATGACCATTTCGGATCGGCATCTCGGACTGGTCATGGCCATAGAGCAGGGTGGCGATCAGCTTTATCATCGCTTGGCAATGGCAGCGCTGGAGACGGTTAATCTTGATCGGATCGAGGCACTCGCCCATTCGTGTGGCACGCTGCCGGGATCAGTCTCTCAGCCGGCGATAAAAAGTCATGGCCGTACCGTTCGAATCGGTGTGGCACAGGATCGGGCGTTTTGCTTTTACTACCCGGACAATCTTGAATTGCTGGAAGCGGCCGGCGCCGAACTCGTGAGATTTTCTCCGTTGAACGACGACGTATTGCCGGATGTCGAGATGCTGTATCTTGGCGGTGGATATCCGGAATTGTATGGCGAGGAGTTGGCCAAAAATGCCTCGATGCGCGCGGCCATCAAGCGGTTTGCCGAGCGCGGCGGGGTGATCTATGGGGAATGCGGTGGGTTGATGTATCTGACGGAATCGATCCGCGATTTCGATGGCCGTTCCCATGCAATGGTCGGAGTCTTTCCGGCCGAAACGGCCATGCGGAAACACGGCCTTACTTTGGGGTATCGAACGGTGGAATGTTCACGACGCAGCATTCTCGGAGAGGCCGGCGTTACAGCGCGAGGCCACGAGTTTCACTATTCAACGTTGGTTGCAAGAGAGCCGCTGCAGTATGCCTGTACACTGAGCGATGCAGAAGGCAGTTCGAAGGGGAAGGACGGATTGACAAGACACAATGTCCTCGCGCTCTATACTCATCTGCACTTTGCGAGTCAGCCGCAGATCGGGACGGCGCTGGTGAATGCTGCCCGTCATTCCGCCGGTCGCACATCGGTAAGCGCGGGCCGGGCGTGA
- the cobO gene encoding cob(I)yrinic acid a,c-diamide adenosyltransferase, with amino-acid sequence MMDHDEHKAKMERLKASVDRHIEEAQQEKGLLIVYTGAGKGKTTAALGMVLRCIGHGQKVAVVQFIKGALDTAEERALKSLGDRIIFLRMGEGYTWETQDRARDTQFAQQAWKTACEFLSDASYAMIVLDEFNIALQHDYVGLQEVLPVLRDRPPMQHVVITGRGAPAKLIDEADLVTEMKQVKHPFRRGIKAQPGVEF; translated from the coding sequence ATGATGGATCACGACGAGCATAAAGCGAAAATGGAGCGTCTGAAGGCCTCCGTTGATCGACACATCGAGGAGGCGCAACAGGAAAAGGGCCTGTTAATCGTCTATACCGGCGCAGGCAAGGGGAAGACGACTGCTGCGCTGGGGATGGTGCTGCGCTGCATCGGGCACGGGCAGAAGGTTGCGGTGGTGCAGTTTATCAAGGGCGCTCTCGATACTGCGGAAGAGCGCGCTCTGAAGTCTCTGGGCGATCGAATCATCTTCCTGCGGATGGGAGAGGGCTACACCTGGGAAACTCAAGACCGGGCACGCGACACGCAGTTTGCGCAACAGGCCTGGAAGACGGCTTGTGAATTCCTGAGCGATGCGTCCTATGCCATGATCGTCCTCGACGAGTTCAATATCGCGCTGCAGCACGACTATGTCGGTCTTCAAGAGGTCCTGCCGGTGCTTCGCGATCGGCCGCCGATGCAGCATGTGGTGATTACCGGTAGAGGGGCGCCGGCGAAACTCATTGACGAGGCCGATTTGGTGACGGAGATGAAACAAGTGAAACATCCTTTCCGCCGGGGCATCAAAGCACAGCCCGGAGTTGAATTTTGA
- a CDS encoding cysteine-rich CWC family protein — MKGPVQKTCGACGNSFECGGYQCWCGTVGITEQQMDWIAARFEDCLCPGCLRKIATGELGPQATETIGPSAS, encoded by the coding sequence TTGAAAGGGCCGGTACAGAAGACCTGCGGGGCATGCGGGAACTCGTTTGAGTGCGGCGGCTATCAATGTTGGTGCGGGACGGTCGGGATTACCGAACAGCAAATGGATTGGATTGCCGCACGATTTGAGGACTGCCTTTGTCCAGGCTGTTTGAGAAAAATCGCCACCGGAGAATTGGGGCCGCAGGCGACAGAGACTATCGGACCCAGTGCTTCATAA
- the bluB gene encoding 5,6-dimethylbenzimidazole synthase yields MPGKTRIIKGIRSHSNGAVSKPDASRHHNGADHAFTVNERKAVYRAIFERRDVRRNFLPTPIPNKVLTRLLTAAHHAGSVGFMQPWDFVVIRDRSTKRAVKSLFNEVNAKAAARYTGSRAALYRSLKLEGIEEAPVNLCVTCSRRRGGPHVLGRATVRETDLYSTCCAVQNLWLAARAEGIGVGWVSILDHEALKRVVGVPKSVTVLAYLCLGYVAGFEARPDLETVGWRKRIPVGRLIHYESWGNRARDRRGER; encoded by the coding sequence ATGCCCGGTAAAACCCGTATCATTAAAGGAATACGGTCCCATAGCAATGGGGCGGTTTCCAAGCCAGATGCCTCCCGACATCATAACGGTGCGGATCACGCGTTCACCGTGAACGAGCGCAAGGCCGTCTATCGCGCCATTTTTGAGCGCCGCGATGTCCGTCGCAATTTTCTGCCGACACCGATTCCCAACAAAGTGCTGACCCGGTTGCTGACGGCGGCTCATCACGCCGGTTCAGTCGGGTTCATGCAGCCATGGGACTTTGTGGTCATCCGCGATCGTTCGACAAAACGTGCAGTGAAGAGCTTATTCAATGAAGTGAATGCTAAGGCTGCGGCACGGTATACCGGCAGCAGGGCGGCTCTCTATCGAAGCTTGAAACTGGAGGGCATCGAGGAAGCGCCGGTCAATCTTTGTGTGACGTGCAGCCGGCGGCGTGGCGGTCCGCATGTCCTGGGCCGTGCGACGGTGCGCGAGACGGATTTGTACAGCACGTGCTGTGCCGTTCAGAATCTCTGGCTGGCCGCTCGTGCAGAAGGTATCGGTGTCGGCTGGGTCAGTATTCTGGACCACGAGGCGCTGAAGCGGGTGGTCGGCGTCCCCAAGTCGGTGACGGTGCTGGCCTATCTTTGCCTTGGATATGTGGCCGGCTTTGAGGCGCGGCCCGATCTTGAAACCGTGGGGTGGCGGAAGCGGATTCCGGTTGGCCGGTTGATCCATTATGAGTCATGGGGCAACCGAGCCCGTGATAGGAGGGGGGAAAGGTGA
- a CDS encoding cob(I)yrinic acid a,c-diamide adenosyltransferase — protein MRITKVYTRTGDAGKTRLAGGQQVWKDSLRVEAYGTVDELNASVGVVRVMNADMTDEHEAAQRLEEELRWVQNKLFDVGSILATAPGQTFKNMPQVAAQDVTRLEKLIDRCQKDLEPLKEFILPGGGKVSGFLHQARTICRRAERLCVALSKTEPVEPAIIKFVNRLSDALFVLARWVAKTQGESEFLWERDVQPKKNQEA, from the coding sequence ATGCGCATCACCAAGGTTTACACGAGAACAGGGGACGCGGGAAAAACCAGGCTGGCGGGAGGGCAGCAGGTCTGGAAAGATAGTTTGCGCGTCGAAGCCTACGGGACGGTGGATGAGCTCAACGCGTCGGTCGGCGTGGTTCGCGTGATGAATGCCGACATGACAGATGAGCACGAGGCTGCCCAGCGGCTCGAAGAAGAACTACGCTGGGTACAAAACAAGCTATTTGATGTCGGAAGCATTCTTGCGACGGCGCCCGGGCAGACGTTCAAGAATATGCCGCAAGTGGCGGCGCAGGATGTCACACGCCTGGAAAAACTGATTGATCGCTGCCAAAAAGATCTGGAACCCCTTAAAGAATTCATCCTGCCGGGAGGGGGGAAAGTGTCCGGCTTTCTGCATCAGGCCAGGACGATCTGCCGCCGGGCAGAGCGGTTGTGCGTCGCACTATCGAAAACGGAACCGGTAGAGCCTGCGATCATCAAGTTCGTCAATCGGCTCAGCGACGCCCTATTTGTATTGGCTCGTTGGGTGGCCAAGACTCAGGGTGAGTCGGAGTTCCTATGGGAGCGGGATGTCCAGCCCAAGAAGAACCAAGAAGCGTGA
- the cobU gene encoding bifunctional adenosylcobinamide kinase/adenosylcobinamide-phosphate guanylyltransferase: MSSPRRTKKRDRAQPAGKLIFVLGGAASGKSEVALRLGQGDRPKAFVATGQALDDEMMARITRHQSTRPSDWVTFEVPAKLVNWLDRKGKQYQSIVIDCLTLWLNNLGGKITEKMLVEEIARLLQAIRKVPAKVVLVSNELGMSLVPVGPDVRRFRDLAGKMNQLVADEADEVHFVVSGQTLRLK, from the coding sequence ATGTCCAGCCCAAGAAGAACCAAGAAGCGTGATCGAGCCCAGCCTGCGGGGAAACTGATATTTGTTCTCGGTGGGGCGGCGTCAGGCAAAAGCGAGGTGGCGCTTCGCCTGGGACAAGGGGACCGGCCGAAGGCCTTTGTCGCAACCGGCCAGGCGCTGGATGATGAGATGATGGCTCGGATTACTCGGCATCAATCGACCCGCCCTTCCGACTGGGTGACGTTTGAGGTTCCAGCGAAGCTCGTGAATTGGCTTGATAGAAAAGGGAAGCAATATCAATCTATTGTTATAGATTGTCTTACGTTATGGTTGAATAATTTAGGCGGGAAGATTACTGAAAAAATGCTCGTTGAAGAGATCGCGAGATTGCTTCAAGCCATTCGAAAGGTACCGGCGAAAGTGGTGCTCGTCAGTAATGAACTCGGGATGAGTCTGGTCCCGGTTGGACCGGACGTCCGGCGCTTTCGCGATCTGGCCGGAAAGATGAACCAGCTGGTGGCGGATGAAGCCGATGAAGTCCACTTTGTCGTGAGCGGCCAGACCTTAAGGCTGAAGTAA
- the cobT gene encoding nicotinate-nucleotide--dimethylbenzimidazole phosphoribosyltransferase, with product MKLVDVVDKIEVPDEQMARQAQARLDRLTKPIGSLGRLEELAVRYAMIVGEVKPSVPKGVVFTFAADHGIAREGVSAYPQEVTPQMVLNFLRGGAGVNVLARHAGIEVRVVDIGVAYEFGSIPGLIHKKIMPGTNSFLTGPAMSREQAEQAIAVGIQLAIDAAHQGIGMIGTGEMGIGNTTASTAITAVMTGRPVEEVAGRGTGIDDAGYRHKVSIIKEALSFHHLDSSDALEVLSKVGGLEIAGLVGLILGSASVRVPVVLDGFIAGAAALIAARLQPKCLGYMIASHRSAERGHQVLLDHLGLKPLLDLDLRLGEGTGACLAMNLMCAAIKIMTEMATFGEAGVSERRA from the coding sequence ATGAAACTAGTTGATGTAGTGGACAAAATTGAAGTGCCGGACGAGCAGATGGCCCGACAGGCTCAGGCTCGGCTCGATCGTTTGACCAAGCCGATAGGAAGTCTCGGCCGTCTGGAGGAACTGGCCGTGCGGTATGCCATGATTGTCGGCGAAGTAAAGCCAAGCGTGCCGAAAGGTGTCGTCTTCACGTTTGCCGCGGACCATGGGATTGCCCGTGAAGGTGTCAGCGCCTATCCTCAAGAGGTCACACCGCAGATGGTGCTGAATTTCTTGCGCGGCGGCGCAGGGGTCAATGTGTTGGCGCGGCATGCCGGAATTGAAGTCCGTGTCGTCGATATCGGTGTCGCCTACGAATTCGGCTCGATACCCGGGCTGATCCACAAAAAGATCATGCCGGGAACCAATAGCTTTCTTACCGGACCGGCGATGAGCCGAGAGCAGGCGGAGCAGGCCATTGCGGTCGGCATTCAGCTCGCGATTGACGCAGCCCACCAGGGAATCGGAATGATCGGAACCGGTGAAATGGGAATCGGCAACACCACGGCCAGCACTGCGATCACGGCCGTGATGACCGGGCGGCCGGTGGAGGAGGTGGCTGGGCGCGGAACGGGAATCGACGATGCGGGCTATCGGCACAAGGTGTCGATCATCAAGGAGGCGCTCTCCTTTCACCATCTTGATTCGAGTGACGCATTGGAAGTTCTTTCGAAAGTAGGCGGACTCGAAATCGCCGGACTCGTCGGCCTCATTCTTGGATCGGCTTCGGTGAGAGTGCCGGTCGTACTGGATGGATTCATTGCCGGAGCCGCCGCGCTGATCGCGGCTCGTCTACAGCCCAAGTGTCTTGGTTACATGATTGCATCCCATCGATCTGCGGAGCGCGGGCATCAGGTATTGCTCGACCATCTCGGATTGAAGCCGCTGCTGGATCTGGATCTACGGCTGGGTGAGGGGACCGGCGCTTGTTTGGCCATGAATCTGATGTGCGCCGCCATCAAGATCATGACGGAAATGGCAACGTTCGGCGAGGCAGGTGTGTCGGAGCGCCGAGCATGA
- a CDS encoding adenosylcobinamide-GDP ribazoletransferase, which translates to MTTFVRPFLFAWHFLTAVPLSRRHHEPTATELAASMAWYSTVGLMIGGALALADAVLAKLFAMEVVNVLVIVLLVAITRGLHQDGLADTLDGLAGGRTPADRLSIMRDPRIGAIGATGLFLSLILRYAALAGLPSSLRIPALVCMPALGRWAMVTLAWLSPYARTEGGLAAPFLVHLSWFHVLGSTVVLAVALVLGLGAPATMMALIGCCVVIVAIQASCRALFGGITGDTLGATNEVVEILFLLFLPLLLVLS; encoded by the coding sequence ATGACAACTTTCGTTCGGCCTTTTCTATTCGCTTGGCATTTCTTGACCGCGGTTCCGCTGAGTCGTCGTCATCATGAGCCGACCGCAACGGAGCTGGCTGCGTCAATGGCGTGGTATTCCACCGTGGGTCTCATGATCGGTGGCGCGCTGGCGTTGGCGGACGCGGTACTGGCCAAACTGTTTGCCATGGAGGTCGTGAACGTATTGGTGATCGTGCTGCTCGTCGCGATAACTCGTGGATTACATCAAGACGGATTGGCGGATACGCTTGACGGTCTTGCCGGCGGCCGAACGCCGGCCGATCGTTTATCTATCATGCGTGATCCGAGGATCGGTGCGATTGGCGCGACTGGTCTTTTCTTGTCGTTGATTCTCCGTTATGCGGCCTTGGCGGGGCTTCCGTCGTCACTCCGTATTCCAGCTCTCGTTTGCATGCCGGCCTTGGGCCGTTGGGCCATGGTCACCTTAGCATGGCTCTCTCCCTACGCAAGAACAGAAGGCGGATTGGCCGCTCCATTCCTCGTGCATTTGTCCTGGTTTCACGTGTTGGGATCGACCGTCGTCCTGGCCGTCGCGCTTGTTCTAGGCCTAGGCGCCCCTGCAACGATGATGGCGTTAATCGGATGCTGTGTCGTCATCGTTGCCATTCAGGCCAGCTGTCGGGCTTTGTTCGGTGGCATCACGGGCGATACTCTGGGCGCCACGAATGAAGTCGTCGAGATCCTCTTCTTGCTCTTTCTCCCACTGTTGCTTGTCCTATCATGA
- the cobD gene encoding cobalamin biosynthesis protein CobD, which produces MTGGELLLAASIDAVAGDPRWFPHPVRGMGAVIAWYDRSVRKICRNPYALRTGGLLLALGLPASVFFFTRELIALTDQVTWWLGSLVSVGLAWTTLAGRDLWNHVSAVRGQLEQGNLTEARRAVSQIVGRDTDQLSEEEIVRASIETVAESTSDGIIAPLFYLMMGGAPLALAYKAVNTLDSMIGHKDERYVDFGWASARLDDIANWIPARLSAVLLLLAAGLVTGQGDRVRAGWRALCRDGGKHPSPNSGQPEAAMAGSLGVQLGGVNYYGGVPDERPVIGIPGRRPLVKDLVIASRIMIVACLLGVILTVGTVWLV; this is translated from the coding sequence ATGACCGGCGGCGAATTGCTGCTCGCAGCGAGCATCGATGCCGTGGCGGGAGATCCTCGGTGGTTTCCACATCCCGTTCGTGGCATGGGGGCAGTGATTGCGTGGTACGACAGGTCTGTCAGAAAGATCTGTCGGAATCCGTATGCACTCCGCACAGGCGGTCTGCTGCTGGCGCTCGGGTTGCCGGCGTCTGTATTTTTCTTCACCCGCGAACTCATTGCGCTGACCGACCAGGTGACCTGGTGGCTGGGAAGCCTGGTGTCGGTCGGGCTTGCATGGACGACGCTGGCGGGGCGCGATCTGTGGAATCATGTGTCGGCGGTAAGGGGACAACTGGAGCAGGGCAATCTCACCGAGGCTCGTCGAGCTGTCAGCCAAATCGTTGGTCGGGATACTGACCAACTCTCAGAGGAGGAGATTGTTCGTGCGTCGATTGAAACCGTGGCGGAAAGCACGAGCGATGGAATTATCGCACCGTTGTTCTATCTGATGATGGGAGGCGCTCCGCTGGCTCTTGCGTACAAGGCCGTGAATACATTGGATTCGATGATCGGCCACAAAGACGAACGGTACGTCGATTTTGGCTGGGCCTCCGCCCGGCTCGATGACATTGCCAACTGGATTCCAGCCCGCCTGTCCGCCGTCCTTCTTCTCCTTGCGGCTGGCTTAGTCACGGGTCAGGGTGATCGCGTGAGGGCCGGGTGGCGTGCGCTTTGCCGTGACGGCGGCAAGCACCCAAGTCCGAACAGCGGACAACCGGAGGCGGCGATGGCCGGGTCCTTGGGAGTTCAACTGGGAGGAGTCAATTACTACGGGGGAGTACCAGATGAACGACCTGTCATCGGAATACCTGGACGTCGGCCTCTGGTGAAGGACCTCGTGATCGCATCTCGTATCATGATCGTCGCGTGTCTCTTGGGCGTGATTCTGACGGTAGGAACGGTATGGCTCGTCTGA
- a CDS encoding threonine-phosphate decarboxylase: protein MARLKSPIHGGNVYAASRELGHDITKLIDFSASINPLGPSPHVWRAIVNARHLLRHYPDPDCWDLRQTLARYWQTTPERIVMGNGSTELIDALPRALSIRHLLIAQPTFSEYAASMARAGGCVDAVYAKRREQYAQPIDALCRVMEKRRSTSKTVDGVMLCNPNSPSGQTCSIDDVRRLARIAQRRGIWLVIDEAFADYCPERSFLPEAASWPRVVILRSITKFYALPGLRIGYAVAAPSVIQSFRKQISTWSVNAMGQVAALAAVNDRAHARKSVRFMTRERKRFRNLLAALPGCSVMPTYANYFLVELPRGWRSREMAEPLRVEGLLVRDCSVIPGMNSRSIRVAVRSRQENDRLIQALSKLLHQEKLR from the coding sequence ATGGCTCGTCTGAAAAGTCCAATCCATGGCGGCAATGTTTACGCGGCGTCGCGTGAACTTGGCCATGACATCACGAAACTCATCGACTTCAGCGCCAGTATCAACCCGTTAGGTCCTTCGCCGCATGTCTGGCGCGCAATCGTCAACGCTCGCCATCTGTTACGTCACTATCCCGACCCGGATTGTTGGGATCTCCGCCAGACACTGGCCAGATACTGGCAAACAACTCCGGAACGGATCGTGATGGGAAATGGATCGACGGAATTGATCGATGCGCTTCCTCGCGCACTCAGCATTCGTCATCTCCTGATTGCGCAGCCCACTTTCTCGGAATATGCCGCATCGATGGCGCGAGCCGGAGGGTGTGTGGATGCTGTCTATGCGAAGCGTCGGGAGCAATACGCGCAACCGATCGATGCCTTGTGTCGTGTCATGGAGAAACGGCGGAGCACATCCAAGACCGTCGACGGAGTCATGCTCTGCAATCCCAATAGTCCAAGCGGGCAAACCTGTTCCATCGATGATGTCCGGCGGTTGGCACGTATTGCGCAGCGCCGAGGGATTTGGTTGGTCATAGACGAAGCATTTGCCGATTATTGCCCGGAGCGATCATTTCTTCCAGAGGCCGCTTCGTGGCCTCGTGTCGTCATCTTGCGCAGCATCACCAAGTTTTACGCCTTGCCCGGACTGCGGATTGGATATGCGGTGGCTGCGCCTTCAGTGATTCAATCCTTCCGTAAGCAGATTTCGACGTGGTCCGTGAATGCGATGGGACAAGTGGCTGCGCTCGCCGCGGTAAATGACCGGGCTCACGCGCGAAAGAGCGTTCGGTTCATGACGAGAGAACGGAAACGGTTCAGAAACCTGCTTGCCGCCCTGCCCGGCTGTTCAGTGATGCCGACGTATGCCAACTATTTCCTTGTGGAATTACCACGTGGATGGCGGTCACGTGAAATGGCCGAACCGTTGCGGGTCGAAGGGCTCTTGGTTCGCGACTGTTCTGTTATTCCAGGAATGAACTCCCGTTCCATTCGCGTTGCCGTGCGCTCTCGACAAGAGAATGACCGGCTCATCCAAGCCTTGTCGAAGCTGCTTCACCAAGAAAAGTTGCGATGA
- a CDS encoding adenosylcobinamide amidohydrolase, whose product MKGTSTRVRTQYQVIGPTLVISLGGRRRVLSSAPQGGGFSPASHILNHQVETRPGSNGPFPDPARYLRKLATQLGVAPGTIGLMTAVPMTQLVMARAAAGRLWVECFATVGVTNAVRAGDWPLRRIHRRETSRPGTINLIIVTNGSLSGAAMVGAVQVATEAKTGVLRDHGVPTWEGRSGATGTGTDAVVIACQARGLGPPHMYSGTHTIMGVLVGRVVADCVSRGLAKAKQWQRNHR is encoded by the coding sequence ATGAAGGGAACTTCGACACGCGTCCGTACCCAATATCAAGTGATTGGCCCCACACTCGTGATCAGTCTCGGAGGCCGAAGGCGTGTGCTGTCGTCTGCCCCGCAAGGTGGAGGGTTCAGTCCGGCTTCCCACATTCTCAACCATCAAGTTGAAACGAGGCCCGGTTCGAATGGGCCCTTTCCTGATCCGGCGCGCTATCTGCGAAAGTTGGCCACTCAACTTGGGGTTGCTCCGGGAACGATCGGGTTGATGACTGCAGTACCGATGACGCAATTAGTCATGGCTCGAGCTGCAGCGGGGCGGCTCTGGGTGGAATGTTTTGCCACCGTTGGAGTGACGAATGCAGTTCGGGCCGGGGACTGGCCGCTGCGCCGCATTCATCGAAGGGAAACATCCAGACCCGGAACGATCAATCTCATCATCGTCACGAACGGGAGTCTTTCAGGCGCTGCTATGGTCGGCGCGGTGCAGGTTGCCACCGAGGCCAAGACGGGTGTCCTGCGCGATCATGGGGTGCCGACGTGGGAGGGCCGGTCCGGTGCGACCGGGACCGGCACGGATGCGGTCGTGATTGCGTGTCAGGCGCGCGGGCTAGGACCTCCGCATATGTATAGTGGCACTCACACGATCATGGGTGTGCTGGTCGGGCGAGTGGTGGCTGATTGCGTCTCTCGCGGTTTAGCCAAGGCAAAGCAGTGGCAAAGGAACCATCGATGA
- a CDS encoding cobyric acid synthase, with the protein MKARALAVLGTGSDVGKSLITAGLCRLLYRTGARVAPFKAQNMSLNSFVTPAGSEIGRAQALQAEACGIPPHVDMNPILLKPEFDDCSQVVVLGKVFAKQKASSYFEGRRTLWTVVEESYARLASRYEAIVIEGAGSAAEVNLRERDLVNWPVVKLADAKVLLVADIDRGGVFAQVLGTLDLLEAEERARVCGVIINKFRGDATLFDDGVQFLESRGGIPVLGVVPFLRDLVLDQEDSLDLVRHGATNFSTDRINIAVILLPHMSNFTDFNALAAEGDVALKYAASPSNLIDADVVIIPGSKNTLADLSFLQKKGYGSALDDHVHGRRELIGICGGYQMLGRQISDPHEVEQGGTSYGLGYLNTETELTQTKRTAQVEAHPTHALVGDHNVVRGYHIHMGVTLRGNESPCFRVSRYVASNGETQSSPAPKEEVFDGAIRNDGLVWGTYIHGVFDESGFRRAWLNRARTRKGLPPLEEFTSAVVTDRLAGELDRWADHLSHHLDVSRLGEYFHP; encoded by the coding sequence ATGAAGGCACGCGCTCTCGCGGTGCTCGGTACAGGGTCAGATGTGGGCAAAAGCCTGATCACGGCCGGCCTGTGCCGATTGCTGTATCGGACCGGTGCGCGTGTCGCGCCGTTCAAAGCCCAAAACATGTCGTTGAATTCGTTCGTCACTCCCGCCGGCTCTGAAATCGGAAGAGCTCAAGCGTTGCAGGCGGAGGCCTGCGGGATTCCGCCCCATGTCGATATGAACCCGATTCTCCTCAAGCCGGAGTTCGACGACTGCTCGCAGGTCGTCGTGCTTGGAAAAGTGTTCGCGAAGCAGAAGGCATCGTCGTATTTCGAGGGTCGGCGGACGCTCTGGACTGTCGTTGAAGAGAGTTATGCTCGGTTGGCGAGCCGATACGAAGCGATCGTGATTGAAGGCGCGGGCAGCGCGGCGGAAGTCAATCTCCGGGAGCGCGATCTGGTCAATTGGCCTGTCGTGAAGTTGGCTGATGCCAAAGTGCTCCTGGTGGCGGATATCGATCGGGGCGGGGTATTTGCTCAAGTGCTTGGAACATTGGATCTGTTGGAGGCAGAGGAGCGCGCGAGAGTCTGCGGGGTTATTATCAACAAATTCCGTGGCGACGCGACGTTATTCGACGATGGCGTGCAATTCTTGGAGTCCCGAGGCGGGATCCCGGTGTTGGGTGTGGTCCCGTTTCTTCGTGATCTCGTGCTCGATCAAGAAGATAGTCTTGACCTCGTCCGTCATGGAGCAACCAATTTTTCGACTGACCGGATCAACATCGCGGTGATTTTGTTGCCGCACATGAGCAACTTTACTGATTTCAATGCGTTGGCGGCCGAGGGGGATGTTGCGTTGAAGTATGCCGCTTCGCCATCGAATCTCATCGATGCGGACGTGGTGATCATTCCAGGGAGCAAGAATACGTTGGCGGACTTGTCTTTCTTGCAAAAGAAAGGCTATGGGTCAGCACTCGATGATCATGTGCATGGTCGGCGAGAACTGATCGGTATCTGCGGTGGCTATCAGATGCTTGGCCGACAGATATCGGATCCTCATGAAGTTGAACAGGGCGGTACGAGTTATGGACTGGGCTACCTGAATACGGAGACGGAGCTCACGCAGACCAAGCGGACCGCGCAAGTGGAAGCTCACCCGACGCACGCCCTTGTGGGTGATCATAATGTGGTCCGCGGGTATCACATTCACATGGGCGTCACGCTGCGCGGAAATGAAAGTCCGTGTTTTAGAGTCAGCCGATATGTAGCATCGAATGGGGAGACTCAATCATCGCCCGCTCCGAAGGAGGAAGTATTCGATGGAGCGATCCGGAATGATGGCCTTGTGTGGGGCACGTACATCCACGGTGTATTTGATGAATCTGGGTTTCGCCGAGCCTGGCTCAATCGTGCTCGCACGAGAAAAGGGCTTCCTCCACTTGAAGAATTCACGTCAGCGGTTGTGACGGATCGACTAGCCGGAGAACTTGATCGGTGGGCTGATCATTTGTCCCATCACCTCGATGTGTCTCGCCTCGGCGAATATTTTCACCCATAA